In the genome of Raphanus sativus cultivar WK10039 chromosome 9, ASM80110v3, whole genome shotgun sequence, the window CTTGGATATACactttttgaatatattttagtCATGGCTTTAATACTGACATAGTGACATGCACACATGCATATATATTGAGCATAGCTTATATGTAACGGCGGatacatatatatcaaataatcaGTTCGTTACTTTATTAATAAATTCCGCAACCTTCTTCACAACTCGACCAGCATTATCAATATCAGGATTCTTCAAATGATGAACATGACTCTCACCTTTAACCTCCATCAACTCCACTTCCCCTTCCCATCCACTCTTCTCCAGCTTCCCCACGTAACCAAAACCCTGTCTCACAAACGGGTCATCTCCCGCCACCACCACAAGAATCCGTCCGCAGCCTAGCTCAGAAAGATCCGAATACTCGGATCCGACCACGTTAATCAACGGATCATCCGCCCCGTCTACGCTGTTCGGACTCGCGGTTCTCCACCCACCTTCGATCCTCTTCCTCATGGCTTCATCTCTCGTCTCCAGATCGTCAAGCGGAGTCTTCCCCCAGAAGTAGGGATGAATCAAGATAACGCCGCGGATGGTGAGCAGTTTCTCTTTCTTTGCGGCTCTAACGGCTAGATGATGCGCGATGTTTCCTCCGGCGCTATCTCCGGCGAGGTACACGTTCTTGAAGTCGGCGTGAGTGTTTATCCAACGCTCCCGTCTAGAGAACACCCACTCGAGAGCGTCCCACGAGTCTTCGTACGGGATAGGAATCGGAAACTCCGGCGCGCGGCGGTAGTCCACTGACACGGCTATGCAGTTCGCGGCGGCGACGGTTGAAGTGAGGAAAGCGTGGTAAGTGGGCGAGAACGCGGTTTCGACCACGAAGCCGCCGCCGTGGAAGTACACGAGGAGAGGGAGTTTTTCTCCGGCTTTCTCCGGGAGGTATATGCGGAGGGAGAGGTTTTTCTCCGGCGAGTAGAGTGCGTCTTTGGAGACGACGCCGTTTTGTGGGTGTAGAGACGGTGGGACCGTTGTTTCTCCCAACATACGCTCGATGCGGCCACTCTTGTAGACTCGATACGAGGGTGACCTGTCGAAAGCGATTTCGGAATCCATTGTAGCTTGGGTTGCAAGAAACTCGTTAGAAATAAGTGATTCTTTCTTGTAGAATTTAGAATAAGTTTGGTTGAAACAAAATGGGTGTATGGGTATATACATGTGATGCAAATAAATGGACTAAATTATTTCATCTGGGAGTGACTCGTGACAAACAGTATTTCTCAATGATTTAGGTATATTATGTGGAGGAGAATAAAGATGATGCACAGGAGAGAGGAGGTGAAAAGTATCTGTGCAGAGATATTTTGACCGACATTTTAGATACTAACTTTACATGTGCGAATGTATGATACTATGATTGGTTCtacttaataaattttaattagataattttactttatttaaatACTAATAATTTTGGATTCATATACTTGTATATAGATCTGAACCAATGAGGCTGCTAACAAAGCCATTTCTTGATTTATTTGGGAGATACGAATACCTTTAACATTTCTTAAGTAAGACTAAGCTATTCCAGtttgtaaattttatcaaactatATTACCTATATGACATCCAGTCATAGCTTGTCACAAGTACTTTTTAAGTATAATACcagatgttaaaaaaattatcattaacaAGTCCTGGCGAGTATTTTGTTTGAAAGAACGTGTACCTGGTAGATTGTATGATTCCCTGGCTACATATGTTAATGATCGTTTTTTTTTACTGCAAACGGCTATATGTTAATGATCGTTATGTAGACTAATTTATCATTGATTTAACTTAAGTTATATATGGATCTCTCATAAGTaactcaaaataatataaatcatgAATTATTTGAACTTTTAAGAATTTCAATTTGAGTTGCGTTGTACAGTGTTACTAGATCATGATCTGCGCgcctgcgcggatttatcttttgattcatatattttatatatatttggtatattatttaaaatttataatataaaaaagttagaatgatccggaaccaaaaaaaatcgacccggaaaaaaagatcaaatacctacttagatccaaatgttgagaacttgaagaactcatacctgaaatgaacagatttatacccgatccagtgagctaaatttcaaacataatatcttttgttatatttttaattcattttgttgggttggtgagatttactatttattcggaagatttttggctaacttaatggtatatattcgtaggtttttttttctctgaacaggaaaaaaaaagatttgggtcttgattaaatttatcttatataacaaattgttgctataaataatttttataaaaactaatttgtaacagtaatatcatttttgttataaattagtatatcatggtttataggttcaaagtatagagttagtcgttttcatagtattgctaatattgatagatgcaagttaatgaatatagataatatattgtattattagtaatatgtTGTAAtatgtcgtatagtattatatgttagtagatgtatcataaataatctatcttatagtataatatgctagtaaATGTATCTagattatagtaaaatatatgcaatataaggaaacatgcgtagtggatataataataaggtaagaagtgaaaaactatggtaatgattgatattaattatttataaaaaggtatgtctaataataagtagattaatatatcattaaatacataaggtccaactttaaaatctacctataaaaagttataatgtttctgttttaataagatagatgactAATTTACAACTTCAagttatattaattttcttatgaAATTGTTATGCCAGAACAGAGAATGTCATTCAGATAATTAAATCCATAAGTAGAATGAGAAACTATATTGTATTTTCCAACttgattagaaaataaaaataaaaacaataacgTTCGATTATTGATATTCATAACAAGCACTCGAACGTATACTAAaactatataagaaaatattgtcATCATTTTCGGTGACCACGGCGACCAGAAGACGCCATGAGAATTGCCACGGCCGCCACAAACATGACCAACATGCTTACAAGAAGCACATAGGTTCTCCTCGACGATCGCCGATACTCTCCAAACAAAATTATACCCCAAAACGTGCTCACAAGAGGAAGTGCCTAATtaaacccaaaacaaaaaatgaaactCATATATACTCAAAATCAACTAATACGGAACAAAACTAAACcgagatatattaaaaaaaaaagagcactAACTTGGACAGAGTCTGCGGCCGCGTATCCAGCAGCTTGACCTCCCATGAACTGCAAACCATTACCAAACCCACACAAGAAGCCAGCAAAGACAGCCCAACTCCTACCTTTAGAGTCTTTCACATATTTCTTAAGCGATGATCTCGCTAAGCCTGCCATAGGCCGGTAAAGAAAGATGAGGTTTAGAATCAACGCGATGAGAAAACCCGCGATGGAGAAGTAGAAGAAGGCAGTGTAGACAACTAGCTTAGGTACGCCTCTCGGCAATGTGCTCCACTGATCGTTTGTTGCCAAGTTGAATGCAGGAGAGAACAGAGAGAGGCAGGTCCCAGCGAAGAGGGTTAAGAAGAGTCCGATCATTGTGCTCTTTCCAAAGACCTGCCAATGATGAGTTATATATACTCTCCTTTTGGTATGTAATCTTGCAAAACAAGTTTCGAACTTTTGAGttcttttgttctcttttggtCAGTGTAACTGAACCTTGATTGCTCTTTTGTTCTCTAGCTCCACAAAGAATCCTGCGGTCCCTGCTTTCGCCTTTTCTACTGGTTTCTCATGAGACTCGAGATCGGGTTCCTCTGTTAAGGGTAAGGACAAACCTAAGAGTAGATCATATAAGACCATCACAAAGTTTCTCAATCTTATTAACTAACATTATAGGGTTTACCTTTCTCGGGGTTGTCTTCACCTTTTTTAATGGAAGAATAGAAATCTCTGTGGAAAGGTTGTTAGGTCTTTGTTAGTACAGAACACATTTTGAAAACATGGGAAACAGAAACGGGAGAGTGAGAGCAACATCGTACTGTGTCCCAGCTTTATACTCGCCAGGTAAAGACTCGAGTTTGGCTTTGACATCAGCTGCGTTAGAATAGTGGACCGCAGCGCCAAGGAAGACAGCGATCAGAAAGCAACCTACTCCTGGGAAAAGAACCTCTGCTTTGTTTATCTTGTCGTCCAAGAAATAGTTCAACGTCGTCCCTATAAAACTCAACGTGACAtgcaagaaaccaaaaaaagaaacatcagTGATTGATTCATAACGTATAGATATCAACATTTCTGTTTGCCTTGGCGTTTGATTAcataagaatatattttatgaaatagtgataattttttttgtgaaatggTCTCACAGAGTATATGCTAAACatctttttattctaaaaatagcATACAAGCAAACAATTTCCAAAAATAGGAACTGATTAaaagttgttgacaaaaaaaaagcaacggattaaaagtttttcaaaaatcattttcatttatatttaggtttagtgattaaaattatttattatttactaGATGAGTTAGGATAAAAGTTCTAAGTTTAGGATTTGAAGTACTATAAGGGATTAGCCTTAAATTTTTcacataatatttatcaattataaccggtggtggtggcctAGTGGCGCTTGAGGGAATTGAGAAACCCAATAAGGTGAAcccgggttcaaaccccaccggctacacggatatgagttattgctttcgactcatttgaatgcccaggagagggtctatccgtgggctgtacctccacccgggggttaggcttgtgtcatcattgacccgggtttaacccttttagtttcaaaaaaatatttatcaattataGTTCACCACCTAAACGCAAACGCGGAAATggcatttcaaaaaaaaaaacaagagagacGTTGAATGATTGCTGAAAGAGAGGAATGATACCAATGACAACGGTGATGCTTGCGGTTATAACTTCGGTGACCGGTAAACCGACAAACGCTAAAGCGTATTGAGTCGCTAAATTCCCAACGCTTAAAAGCACACCGCCAACCACCGCAAGCAACACCGACGGCCAATTATCCTACACAGTGATTCCTTCAATAAAACAAACGCAAAACGCAAAAAGGTGTGGCCTATGTAATTAAGAGATGAGACCAAACTTGAGAGAGCTGAGTGGTGAAGTCAGGTGTTTGAAACGTGCTTTTCCCAACCTCACCGAGTGTAAATGCGATCACGATAGCGGCCAAGAGATTAGCGGTTGTGAAATCAAGAAAAGTATGTTGAGGAAGACGACCTCTTCTCTCCAAGAGAGTCAAAACCGCTGGCCAGCTTCCCAAGCAACATAACGAGAGTATCATACATCCTATAGCTGCTACTTTGCTCTCAATCACATACATCTCTTCTCTTTGCTTCTGTAACACAAAGACTCTTGATATATTTATGGGCTTTGCCTCTTACGCGGTTACCCCCACCGCTTTCAAGTCCTGTCCGGTATATCGAAACCGGTTCTTCTCTGTAACTGCATGTGTGCTTGTGATGGTTGCGTGGAGAAGGCTACATGTGTGTCAATAGAGAACTTTAAGACACATCGGCATGCTCAGCCTAATAAGACCAAACGAGAGCTCAGATAAATTTGGACTTTGAGTCTGAATTTGACAAGTGGTTCAACTTTGTCTGCAACCACATGTTTCATACTCTCTGGTTCTTCGAATCTAATACATAAATTGAAGTGATATATGGATAGGGCTTAAgtattaactagattttgacccgctcttttaaatttgttttttttttattttatttgtatttttgtaatcatatttgtgtataaatttagatcaaaatatattgtaatttaaaaattgatccggtatacgtaCAGTTAAGGCTGAGTTTCGGGTCGAACTCGCCCTactgacccgccaacccgcggattttcaactttgttttggttaaaaatatgacccgcacaacctgcaaacaaataatattatacatgcATCTGCTCcacttaattttgtggttatccgtgagttatatacatattttaaaaatcattattatttttaattactataaaagtatatttataataaaatatttatacatgacttaaattttaaattattatttttaaattcttgtatttaaaaaagtatttaattttttaaattttattttttaaataatttgcgggtcgacgggtagccgcgatccaaaatccaccaactCATACTAAACCCGCATAAAAAAACTCATAACCCGCATCCacaaatcaatttttcaaatagttggacgAAAAACAATTAGTTAGTGAAAGGATTCAACAAATTTTTTAAGTAAATTTTTTGGTAGTGATTccctttttaatagtatagatgaggtacaatgttgttttaaattaattccaCACCATCATTcgatacaaaaatataaacattagtAATAGAAACAGTGGTTTGTACAAATCTTTCTTACgtacatatttaaaatgttagaagTCAACGGTTTAGATTATAGTAACATTTAAAGTCAATAACAGTAATATGCTTTATTTAAATGAAGGAGAATCTTATTAAGTTGCTATAAAATAGGTTAGttataagattttgttatatGTAATAGGTTGGACTAAAAAAATGTAAGGGTCTAAAACAACTTATATAAATCGACTTTTCAAGACTGCTTCctctttaatagtatagatgtgaGAGAAAATTTTTGAACCAATCATTTATCAATATGTCATAATcatgatttaataaaatagacccgttaaataaataaaccaaataaaaaacttaaaatctgTTATCAGCCCGTGATCCGATACCGGTTGATCAAACAAAACTCCAAAAATCTATATAATAcctattataaatttatatttctgtttattttagattcaaattttattttcataataatatttaaaattattttgaacacTCAAAATCTTTATCTATTTACATTGAACCGGCAAACCCTTATATATTGATTAAATAATTATAGTGAACTGGTTATTTTTTCCGGTGCatgaactgattttttttacaccaagaaaccaaaaaaatatttacacatTATTGAAAATTCTTGCAccgattttctatttttatggTTTAGTTGAAACTGTTACCATTTAAAATCCAACATGTGAACTggatttaaatgtttttttttaggATGTATATAAAAGTATGAATAAGAGTATATCAATCATTAATATGAATGAAAGTGGCTTGCATAAAACGTTAAGACTATGATTAATTAGCGTTTGTGATATAAATATTAGTCGACTATatagtagtattttattatCACATTCTCTGTAATGGTTGAGTACTATTATATGTATTTGATAGAAGTGTAATTGCGACACTATCGGAAGTAAAGAGAGAGGAAGTTACAATATTTATACAAACGGCCGTTTGTATAATCAAATTGGCAGTTAGTATAATAAATGGttctttaagaaaaaattaattggACTCAACTATTATCAATTGATCatgctgaagaattaatagaatagatgagATTCATTTTCAGACAAAAAGCATAATTATTAAgaattaatacaatttttttttttctgaagcaACCCCTGACTCTTCTGTTAAATAATTAATCCTCATTCATGCCAATGTTATTGTTTCTGTGCCTTCGTCTCCATTCTCAGCAACATGGTTAGAATAAGATGGATGTCTAGTTGGAACATTGAAGGGACTTCGAGGAATTTGGCgttttggtttgaatatttcaCTTTATTGGAAGAAAAAACTTCATTGTTCAAGAATGTCCTATCATTGGTAATTTCAAACTCTTTGTTAACTTGTTGTTGTCTTATGTAATTTAGGTCTCTATGGAAACAAAAATTTAGTTACTGAATCTCATCTAAAGTGGTGCATCCTGATCTTTAAACTAGACATGGAGTTTATTCGAATATTGTGATCTGGAACTAGAGCGTAATGGTAGCAGAAATAGATTACAGAAGCTAATAGACAGGGGCTTCAAGCAGATTGTTGCCTAGGACCTTTGGTGGGCTTCTCAGGTACGTATGCCTAGGACCTTTGGTGGGCTTCTCAGGTACGTACCTCCCTGCTTCAGAGCTGGATAGTAGAATTGCGATTAAACAGTGCAAGAAGGAGCTGCATTTTATATGCCAAGCTGATTAAACAGTGCAAGAAGGAGCTGCATTTTATAGGCCAAGCTGGTGAAGGGGTCGGAATGTGTCGGTTAtagttttcaaaccttttcgaccaaaaaaattgtgaaaGGAAATGTTTTAATCGTGGGTAGGATTAGTTTACAATACATTTCAAAAGCACCTCTCGATCATGAGTCTTGTTGATGGTTAGCTTAGTTCATTTTCATTGTACCATCTATCTTGTAAAATAGCCAACACattgtataaaataatacaagaaAACGACTTAATCATTACAAAAGATTTATCAATATCACATAGGAAAAgttctttatttttcaataagTCGTGATAAAGCAACACAGGTCTTTTTTTgaagttacaaaatatattgaaatataatatagttataaGAACTTAGGTGGTGGATTAGGCTATGCTGTTGATCATCAAGATGCCGCTTATGGAGGAATCACATCTCTAAACTTGATCGGAGCTGAGCTCAGCTACGCTGTGTCAGGTACTAAAACATTACAGCGTATATATACGAGCAAGGCAATAATCGACATAACTACTGCTAATTAATTGATATATAAGACGAACAATATTAGAGAGATGATAACAtgattgtgtatatatatataccttgatGGCGACTGaggtatggtggtggtggtagtaACATCGTGAGGTGATGATATTTTCTGTAATTAAGAATCAAAATCAATGAATAAGTACAAAAGCCTTTAAGATGCCCTATAAATTTCTCAATACTAAAAGTAAATAAACTTTACCAAAGGAGCATCAAGACAGGGCATGGTGGAAGTAGTAGTAAGTGATGACATTTTCTGTAATTAAGAATCAAATcattaaataacaataatttaaGAATCAAAATACATGAATAACAAAAG includes:
- the LOC108825804 gene encoding probable carboxylesterase 7, producing MYIPIHPFCFNQTYSKFYKKESLISNEFLATQATMDSEIAFDRSPSYRVYKSGRIERMLGETTVPPSLHPQNGVVSKDALYSPEKNLSLRIYLPEKAGEKLPLLVYFHGGGFVVETAFSPTYHAFLTSTVAAANCIAVSVDYRRAPEFPIPIPYEDSWDALEWVFSRRERWINTHADFKNVYLAGDSAGGNIAHHLAVRAAKKEKLLTIRGVILIHPYFWGKTPLDDLETRDEAMRKRIEGGWRTASPNSVDGADDPLINVVGSEYSDLSELGCGRILVVVAGDDPFVRQGFGYVGKLEKSGWEGEVELMEVKGESHVHHLKNPDIDNAGRVVKKVAEFINKVTN
- the LOC108826523 gene encoding ureide permease 4 isoform X1 — translated: MYVIESKVAAIGCMILSLCCLGSWPAVLTLLERRGRLPQHTFLDFTTANLLAAIVIAFTLGEVGKSTFQTPDFTTQLSQDNWPSVLLAVVGGVLLSVGNLATQYALAFVGLPVTEVITASITVVIGTTLNYFLDDKINKAEVLFPGVGCFLIAVFLGAAVHYSNAADVKAKLESLPGEYKAGTQDFYSSIKKGEDNPEKGLSLPLTEEPDLESHEKPVEKAKAGTAGFFVELENKRAIKVFGKSTMIGLFLTLFAGTCLSLFSPAFNLATNDQWSTLPRGVPKLVVYTAFFYFSIAGFLIALILNLIFLYRPMAGLARSSLKKYVKDSKGRSWAVFAGFLCGFGNGLQFMGGQAAGYAAADSVQALPLVSTFWGIILFGEYRRSSRRTYVLLVSMLVMFVAAVAILMASSGRRGHRK
- the LOC108826523 gene encoding ureide permease 4 isoform X2, producing MYVIESKVAAIGCMILSLCCLGSWPAVLTLLERRGRLPQHTFLDFTTANLLAAIVIAFTLGEVGKSTFQTPDFTTQLSQDNWPSVLLAVVGGVLLSVGNLATQYALAFVGLPVTEVITASITVVIGTTLNYFLDDKINKAEVLFPGVGCFLIAVFLGAAVHYSNAADVKAKLESLPGEYKAGTQDFYSSIKKGEDNPEKEEPDLESHEKPVEKAKAGTAGFFVELENKRAIKVFGKSTMIGLFLTLFAGTCLSLFSPAFNLATNDQWSTLPRGVPKLVVYTAFFYFSIAGFLIALILNLIFLYRPMAGLARSSLKKYVKDSKGRSWAVFAGFLCGFGNGLQFMGGQAAGYAAADSVQALPLVSTFWGIILFGEYRRSSRRTYVLLVSMLVMFVAAVAILMASSGRRGHRK